In the genome of Raphanus sativus cultivar WK10039 chromosome 4, ASM80110v3, whole genome shotgun sequence, one region contains:
- the LOC108855887 gene encoding ADP-ribosylation factor 1 translates to MGLSFGKLFSRLFAKKEMRILMVGLDAAGKTTILYKLKLGEIVTTIPTIGFNVETVEYKNISFTVWDVGGQDKIRPLWRHYFQNTQGLIFVVDSNDRDRVVEARDELHRMLNEDELRDAVLLVFANKQDLPNAMNAAEITDKLGLHSLRQRHWYIQSTCATSGEGLYEGLDWLSNNIANKA, encoded by the exons ATGGGGCTGTCCTTTGGGAAGTTGTTCAGTAGACTGTTTGCGAAGAAAGAGATGCGAATCCTCATGGTTGGTCTCGATGCTGCTGGTAAGACTACCATCTTGTACAAGCTCAAGCTTGGCGAGATCGTCACCACCATTCCTACCATTG GTTTCAATGTGGAGACTGTGGAGTACAAGAACATCAGCTTCACCGTCTGGGATGTCGGGGGTCAGGACAAG ATTCGTCCACTGTGGAGGCACTACTTCCAGAACACGCAAGGGCTGATCTTCGTGGTCGACAGCAATGACCGTGACCGTGTTGTCGAAGCTAGAGACGAGCTTCACAGAATGCTCAACGAA GATGAATTGAGAGATGCAGTGCTTCTGGTCTTTGCTAACAAGCAAGATCTTCCAAACGCCATGAACGCCGCTGAGATTACTGACAAACTTGGCCTTCACTCTCTCCGTCAACGTCACTG GTACATACAGAGCACATGTGCTACCTCAGGAGAAGGGCTCTACGAGGGACTTGATTGGCTCTCCAACAACATCGCAAACAAG GCTTAG